In one Candidatus Hepatincola sp. Av genomic region, the following are encoded:
- the mrcA gene encoding Penicillin-binding protein 1A: MKNFFDVIKYSLNIIFESFVYLFHEIKTLVLSIVKGFLNLFTKKKKSVDIKSILLKNQTNEEKQHSKIEELQSKNSNEEHAVNKENLLKVQQDIANTKQKKVDLPLREKSSVSATKLGKKKFNKTKIYLLGFVFICVYMVYVFWNLPDYSSLSNYHPPQITRIYSSDSQLIETYALENRIFVPIYMIPKAVQDAFVSAEDKNFYKHSGFDYLGLLRASFNNVKYFLGLSKNIEGASTITQQVAKNFLLNNKRTLRRKMREAILTKSIEKKYSKQKILELYLNEIYLGRSSYGVSMAALTYFNKPITDVNIAEAAFLAILPKAPSSYDPEKFYNLAKARRDWVLDKMYKNNRISFKEYQQALQEPINYATSNNKQNYTLNYAKEEIRRDIIKKLGYDKLYGGGLIVQTSINANYQRYAYNALRAGIVAYENKRGYRGVLAHVDLSIPKGGYTENNNEWLDEFKNDDTVKNYSLKVYPWRVGVILGVKPKELTVGLLNGERAKVELNDFNNWAVPVEVKDKKNNQLTSFSTIFQNGDVILVEEYKKQYLLRQIPEINGALLAMDPQSGEIVAMQGGFSFLLSEFNRATQALRQPGSSIKPFVYLTAIKAGFKANDTVLDAPLVMDNKDSDGTWRPRNSYGVYRGFVTLRSGLEHSRNLATIRLADTIGLPAISNVLMSLNIYNSPLENFSEILGSREASLQTMVSAYAMLANGGKLITPSVIREIQDNNGQSIFRLDSRECNECNGINWKSNLKPPILEDNRVEVIDPKDAFIVVNMLEGTVQRGTGIRARIKGYKIAGKTGTTNDSKDAWFIGFSPDLVVGIYLGADNPISLGAKSEAATLAVPIFRSFMVNALRDRESLPFRTPAGIHMSWVDYKTGKPSLPKQFSHVIAEPIKDGQDVNPHILGIKNTGIGNNTDPIPLENDDEQNSLY; the protein is encoded by the coding sequence ATGAAAAATTTTTTTGATGTTATTAAATATTCTTTAAATATAATTTTTGAAAGTTTCGTGTACTTATTTCATGAAATTAAAACTCTTGTACTTTCTATTGTTAAAGGTTTTTTAAATCTATTTACTAAAAAAAAGAAAAGTGTTGATATAAAATCAATTTTATTAAAAAACCAAACTAATGAAGAAAAGCAACATTCTAAGATAGAAGAGTTACAAAGTAAGAATTCCAATGAAGAACATGCAGTTAATAAAGAAAACTTATTAAAAGTACAACAAGATATTGCTAATACTAAGCAAAAGAAAGTTGACTTACCATTAAGGGAAAAGAGCTCAGTAAGTGCAACTAAGTTAGGTAAGAAAAAATTTAATAAAACAAAAATTTATTTATTAGGTTTTGTTTTTATTTGTGTTTATATGGTGTATGTTTTTTGGAATTTACCAGATTATAGTTCTTTATCTAATTATCATCCACCACAAATTACTAGAATTTATTCATCGGATTCTCAATTAATAGAGACCTATGCTTTAGAAAATAGAATTTTTGTACCAATTTATATGATTCCAAAAGCAGTGCAAGATGCTTTTGTATCGGCGGAAGATAAGAATTTTTATAAGCATTCAGGGTTTGATTATTTAGGTCTTTTACGAGCATCTTTTAATAATGTTAAATACTTTTTAGGATTATCTAAAAATATAGAAGGGGCTTCAACTATTACCCAACAAGTAGCTAAAAACTTCTTACTTAATAATAAAAGAACTTTACGGCGTAAAATGCGTGAAGCTATTTTAACAAAAAGTATTGAAAAAAAATATTCTAAACAAAAAATTCTAGAGTTGTATCTTAATGAAATTTATTTAGGTAGAAGTTCTTATGGGGTAAGTATGGCGGCTTTAACTTACTTTAATAAGCCTATTACAGATGTTAACATTGCCGAAGCAGCTTTTTTAGCCATTTTACCTAAGGCACCATCATCTTATGATCCTGAAAAGTTTTATAATTTAGCTAAAGCTAGAAGAGATTGGGTGCTAGATAAAATGTATAAGAATAACAGGATTTCTTTTAAAGAGTATCAGCAGGCTTTACAGGAACCTATAAACTATGCAACTAGTAATAATAAACAAAATTATACCTTAAACTATGCCAAAGAAGAAATTCGTAGAGATATCATTAAAAAGCTAGGTTACGATAAACTCTATGGTGGAGGTTTAATTGTTCAAACTAGTATAAACGCTAATTACCAAAGATATGCTTATAATGCCTTGCGAGCTGGTATTGTTGCTTATGAAAATAAACGAGGTTACAGAGGAGTTTTAGCTCATGTGGATTTATCTATTCCAAAGGGTGGTTACACTGAAAATAATAATGAATGGTTAGATGAGTTTAAAAATGATGATACCGTTAAAAACTATAGTTTAAAAGTATACCCTTGGCGAGTTGGAGTTATTCTTGGAGTTAAACCGAAAGAGTTGACTGTAGGTTTATTAAATGGTGAAAGAGCTAAAGTGGAGTTAAATGACTTCAATAATTGGGCGGTGCCAGTTGAGGTAAAAGACAAAAAAAATAATCAACTAACTAGTTTTAGCACTATTTTCCAAAATGGAGATGTAATTTTAGTTGAAGAATATAAAAAACAATATTTATTAAGGCAAATTCCTGAAATTAATGGTGCTTTATTAGCAATGGATCCACAAAGCGGTGAGATTGTAGCTATGCAAGGTGGTTTTTCTTTTTTATTAAGTGAATTTAACCGTGCTACTCAGGCTTTAAGGCAACCGGGGTCATCTATTAAGCCTTTTGTTTATTTAACAGCTATTAAAGCAGGCTTTAAGGCTAACGATACCGTTTTAGATGCACCACTTGTGATGGATAATAAGGATTCAGATGGTACTTGGCGTCCTAGAAATTCTTATGGGGTTTATAGAGGATTTGTAACTTTAAGAAGTGGTTTAGAACACTCTAGGAATTTAGCAACTATTCGTTTAGCTGATACTATTGGTTTACCAGCAATTTCTAATGTGTTAATGAGTTTAAATATTTATAATAGCCCTTTAGAGAATTTTTCTGAAATTTTAGGTTCAAGGGAAGCCTCTTTGCAAACAATGGTATCTGCTTATGCTATGCTTGCTAATGGAGGGAAATTAATAACACCGTCGGTTATTAGAGAAATTCAAGATAATAATGGGCAATCTATTTTTCGCTTAGATTCTAGAGAATGCAATGAATGTAATGGGATTAACTGGAAATCTAATTTAAAGCCACCTATTTTAGAAGATAATAGAGTAGAAGTAATAGATCCTAAAGATGCTTTTATTGTAGTTAATATGTTAGAAGGTACAGTACAAAGAGGAACAGGAATACGAGCTAGAATAAAAGGTTACAAAATTGCTGGAAAAACAGGCACCACCAATGATTCTAAAGATGCTTGGTTTATTGGTTTTTCTCCTGACTTAGTGGTAGGTATTTACTTAGGAGCTGATAACCCTATAAGTTTAGGTGCAAAATCGGAAGCCGCCACTTTAGCGGTACCTATTTTTAGATCTTTTATGGTTAATGCTTTACGAGATAGAGAATCTCTACCTTTTAGAACTCCCGCAGGAATACATATGAGTTGGGTAGATTATAAAACTGGTAAACCTAGTTTACCAAAACAATTTAGCCATGTTATAGCTGAACCAATTAAAGATGGTCAAGATGTTAATCCGCATATTTTGGGAATTAAAAATACAGGAATTGGCAATAATACTGACCCTATCCCTCTTGAAAATGATGATGAACAAAATAGCCTATACTAA
- a CDS encoding N-acetylmuramoyl-L-alanine amidase, with translation MIKLMKILPVFLVLILVSQLNIVFAAEGNVSNTSNTDLEKDLNTLKNKKVNSFPVDNFGKITGVNFRNLGDESYEISFIVNKPFMANLRMLNYPYRLVMDIDKPYKWQVPVADVKKVPLTIVQGIRYGRQENGTFRVVLDLSKNFVIKQTTMSTISNNSYQVVITLNKSSNIASPVTLSNNLVFVDNTNLLKEMSTSSENQDKASVASLKSDEQKLREYLNSVAYPKPHLESTKKSIVVMIDPGHGGKDPGASTDGNELEEKNIVLNVSKLLATDLEQNKEISVILSRRDDYYLPLKDRVMWAKFLGVNLFVSIHADTADNYKDSSGMSVYTLSEVSSDAQAQLLANDANKSDLIAGVGISHETEEVNQVLARLSQRLKQNDSVLLAKSIIHYSSKQLRILNNPVRSANFAVLKVPNTPSVLVELGFLSNIKDLAEFKDESYADRSAQSLSLGIQYYLWDKGLLSSFPSSAYYKTSPILTAKKN, from the coding sequence ATGATAAAACTTATGAAAATACTACCTGTTTTTTTAGTACTAATTTTAGTATCACAGTTGAATATTGTTTTTGCAGCTGAGGGCAATGTTTCTAATACAAGTAATACAGATTTAGAAAAAGATCTAAATACTTTGAAAAATAAAAAAGTAAATAGTTTCCCTGTGGATAATTTTGGTAAAATTACTGGAGTTAATTTTAGGAATTTAGGTGATGAATCTTATGAAATAAGTTTTATTGTGAACAAGCCTTTTATGGCTAATTTAAGGATGTTGAATTATCCTTATCGCTTAGTAATGGATATTGATAAACCCTACAAGTGGCAAGTTCCTGTAGCTGATGTAAAAAAAGTTCCTTTAACAATTGTGCAAGGTATTCGTTATGGGCGGCAAGAAAATGGTACGTTTAGGGTGGTATTAGATTTATCAAAAAACTTTGTTATTAAACAAACTACTATGAGTACTATTAGTAATAATTCTTACCAAGTAGTAATTACACTAAACAAAAGTAGTAATATTGCCTCGCCTGTTACTTTATCTAATAATTTAGTTTTTGTTGATAACACTAATTTACTAAAAGAAATGTCAACAAGTTCTGAAAACCAAGATAAAGCATCTGTAGCATCTTTAAAAAGTGATGAGCAAAAACTTAGAGAATATCTAAATAGTGTAGCTTATCCTAAACCTCATCTGGAAAGCACTAAAAAAAGTATTGTAGTTATGATAGATCCTGGTCATGGTGGTAAAGATCCTGGAGCCTCAACAGATGGTAATGAGTTAGAAGAAAAGAATATTGTTTTGAATGTTTCTAAATTATTAGCTACTGATTTAGAACAAAATAAAGAGATTTCAGTTATTTTAAGTAGAAGAGATGACTATTATTTACCTTTAAAAGATAGGGTAATGTGGGCAAAATTCTTAGGGGTGAATTTGTTTGTATCAATCCATGCTGATACCGCCGATAATTATAAAGATTCTTCAGGAATGTCGGTATATACTTTATCGGAAGTGTCTTCCGATGCACAGGCACAATTATTAGCTAATGATGCTAATAAATCTGACTTGATTGCTGGTGTTGGTATATCTCATGAAACTGAAGAAGTAAACCAAGTATTAGCAAGATTATCTCAGCGGTTAAAGCAAAATGATTCAGTATTGCTTGCTAAAAGTATTATTCACTACTCGTCTAAACAATTAAGAATATTGAATAATCCTGTGCGTTCAGCTAACTTTGCGGTTTTAAAGGTTCCAAATACACCATCGGTGTTAGTGGAATTAGGTTTTTTATCTAATATTAAGGATTTAGCTGAATTTAAAGATGAATCTTATGCAGATAGATCAGCACAATCTTTATCTTTAGGGATTCAATATTATTTGTGGGATAAAGGTTTGTTATCTTCTTTTCCAAGTAGTGCTTATTATAAAACTAGCCCTATACTTACTGCGAAGAAAAATTAA
- a CDS encoding Ribonuclease E: MTNKKILIDASQVEETRVAVLNNNNNLDDYEFEVATTKELKGNIYFGRITKVEASLQAAFVDYGGKKQGFLPFSEIALVHFNLPKNKLDELYKKQAEYKASSRQRNELTETTNEVNGNLDEQNSKEFNNGNESDALKELKSNTFANEPEIVEPIESESTSYGTRFEYSIKDVIKPDQLVIVQVVKEERGNKGASLTTYLSIPGRYCVLMPNTPFSAGISKKITNISERQRLRDLLESFNLDENTNLIIRTAAIDRPDEEIMQDYKYITTVWNMIQQQVKTMKNPGIVFEEGILIKRVIRDLYSGEIEEILVEGKKAFHMAQEFAKLIAPDIAKKIRLFHHPKLSLFKFHRIEDQVKDIYSPAVFLKSGGYIVINTTEALVSIDVNSGKTKGKRNIEETAFNTNLEAANVICKQLKLRDIGGIIVIDFIDMENLKNRAIIEKEVKDLLKEDKAKIHIGKISNFGLLEISRQRIKASLVERFFKVCNKCQGVGFVKPLELNALQILRNLESDIENKKIRISSEKTKISMPTNEAFYLLNNKRKELNKWENAYKTTIRIECDDSVPYPFYTVEPDDTGIEEVEAVLLLQKEIEDSHYNKNKFKHNNNFHGSKPKKHVVKPRNHGAKYQKPENKQKTPWLKKVLGL; encoded by the coding sequence ATGACTAATAAAAAAATACTAATAGATGCTTCTCAAGTAGAAGAAACGCGAGTTGCAGTTTTAAACAATAACAACAATTTAGATGATTATGAATTTGAAGTAGCAACAACAAAAGAATTAAAAGGTAATATTTATTTTGGTAGAATTACTAAAGTAGAAGCCTCTTTACAAGCAGCTTTTGTAGACTACGGAGGAAAAAAACAAGGGTTTTTACCTTTTTCTGAAATTGCTCTTGTTCATTTTAATTTACCTAAAAACAAATTAGATGAATTATATAAAAAACAAGCTGAATATAAGGCTTCATCAAGGCAAAGAAATGAATTGACAGAAACTACTAATGAAGTTAATGGTAACCTAGATGAACAAAACTCTAAAGAATTCAACAATGGTAATGAATCTGATGCTTTAAAAGAACTTAAATCTAACACCTTTGCCAATGAACCTGAAATTGTAGAACCAATAGAATCAGAAAGTACTAGCTATGGTACTAGGTTTGAATATAGCATTAAAGATGTAATAAAGCCGGATCAACTTGTTATTGTACAAGTTGTAAAAGAAGAAAGAGGTAATAAAGGAGCTTCTTTAACTACATATTTATCTATACCCGGTAGATACTGTGTGTTAATGCCTAATACGCCATTTTCGGCTGGAATTTCTAAAAAAATTACTAACATATCTGAACGCCAAAGGTTACGTGACTTATTAGAAAGTTTCAACCTAGATGAAAATACTAATCTTATTATTAGAACAGCAGCAATAGACCGCCCCGATGAAGAAATTATGCAGGATTATAAATATATAACCACTGTTTGGAATATGATTCAACAACAAGTAAAAACAATGAAAAACCCTGGTATTGTTTTTGAAGAAGGTATTTTAATTAAAAGAGTAATTCGTGATTTATACTCTGGTGAGATTGAAGAAATTCTTGTTGAAGGTAAAAAAGCTTTTCATATGGCTCAGGAGTTTGCTAAGTTAATTGCTCCAGATATTGCAAAAAAAATCAGGTTATTTCACCATCCTAAACTTTCTTTATTTAAGTTTCATAGGATTGAAGATCAGGTTAAAGATATTTACTCTCCTGCTGTCTTTTTAAAGTCTGGCGGTTACATTGTTATTAATACTACCGAAGCCTTAGTTTCTATTGATGTTAACTCTGGTAAAACCAAAGGTAAACGTAATATTGAAGAAACAGCTTTTAATACTAATTTAGAGGCAGCCAATGTTATTTGTAAACAGTTAAAATTAAGAGATATTGGTGGTATAATAGTTATAGACTTCATAGATATGGAAAATCTTAAAAATAGAGCTATCATTGAAAAAGAAGTTAAAGATTTATTAAAAGAAGATAAAGCCAAAATACATATTGGTAAAATTTCTAATTTTGGTTTACTAGAAATATCTCGCCAAAGAATTAAAGCCTCTTTAGTAGAAAGATTCTTCAAAGTTTGTAACAAATGCCAAGGGGTTGGTTTTGTAAAACCTTTAGAATTAAATGCTTTACAAATCCTTAGGAATTTAGAAAGTGATATTGAAAATAAAAAAATTAGAATCTCATCAGAAAAAACTAAAATTTCCATGCCAACTAATGAAGCCTTTTATTTACTCAACAATAAAAGAAAAGAGTTAAATAAGTGGGAAAATGCTTATAAAACAACTATTCGTATAGAATGCGACGATAGTGTTCCCTACCCTTTTTATACCGTAGAACCCGATGATACAGGAATAGAAGAAGTAGAAGCTGTATTATTGCTACAAAAAGAAATTGAAGATAGCCATTACAATAAAAATAAGTTTAAACATAATAATAATTTTCATGGCTCTAAACCTAAAAAACATGTTGTTAAACCTAGAAACCACGGTGCAAAATATCAGAAACCTGAAAACAAACAAAAAACACCATGGTTAAAAAAAGTTTTAGGGTTATAG
- the bepA gene encoding Beta-barrel assembly-enhancing protease — MLKKYLILTILFTLFTNSVYAAGQRGIFLIKDLEIEHFLTELLQPIFVAAGVNPKSIHIYIIADPSPNAFVAGGQNIFVHTGLITFANSYEEIAGVLAHELGHIVAGHVSRGEAAYAKSNMLVLLGLAAMLLAAPLLAASNNDSGSLVDVVGFLAYGSQQASITSAMQYSRGEESQADQLGAEFIANTNYSFNGFLNFMKKLYNKEDKTRYEQDYYLWYSSHPLTLNRIAFIEEYIKQHPRNVTLDSKLQTEFLFSKAKILAYTSTYKQLNDLYQENTPDGLYAKAIYNYNHHDFTKATNTLTSLTKNYQSIYIQELVADIAFDSQQYTQAIQLYKNIAKVEPNDIIFLKLARSYLLQNNIQDAFQTINISLSYNNQNPLAWHIKSLIFGKMQKYPEAKLATAEKHLILHQFDQAKYFAVSALADIKNNPEATMQAKDILSYIKNNQKK, encoded by the coding sequence ATGTTAAAAAAATATCTAATTTTAACAATATTATTTACCTTGTTTACCAATTCTGTTTATGCAGCAGGGCAACGTGGTATATTTCTTATAAAAGATTTAGAAATAGAACATTTTTTAACAGAATTACTACAACCTATTTTTGTAGCTGCAGGGGTTAACCCTAAATCTATTCATATTTACATAATAGCCGATCCTTCTCCTAACGCTTTTGTTGCTGGTGGACAAAACATTTTTGTCCACACAGGATTAATAACTTTTGCTAATTCTTATGAAGAAATTGCTGGCGTACTAGCCCATGAATTAGGGCATATTGTGGCAGGGCATGTTTCAAGAGGAGAAGCCGCTTATGCTAAATCTAACATGTTGGTTCTCTTAGGTTTAGCTGCTATGCTTTTAGCCGCCCCACTATTAGCCGCTAGTAATAACGATTCCGGTAGTTTAGTTGATGTTGTAGGCTTTCTTGCCTATGGTTCCCAACAAGCATCTATCACTTCTGCTATGCAATATTCTAGGGGCGAAGAATCCCAAGCCGACCAATTAGGAGCTGAATTTATTGCTAATACTAATTATTCTTTTAATGGTTTTTTAAACTTTATGAAAAAACTATACAATAAGGAAGATAAAACCCGCTATGAACAAGATTACTACCTATGGTATTCAAGCCACCCTTTAACTTTAAACCGTATTGCTTTTATAGAAGAATATATTAAACAACACCCAAGAAATGTAACATTAGATTCAAAACTACAAACGGAGTTCCTATTTTCTAAGGCTAAAATTCTTGCTTATACTTCCACCTATAAACAACTGAATGACCTTTACCAAGAAAATACCCCAGATGGTTTATATGCTAAAGCAATTTATAATTATAACCACCATGATTTCACAAAGGCAACTAATACTTTAACTTCATTAACTAAAAACTATCAAAGCATTTATATTCAAGAATTAGTCGCCGATATAGCCTTTGATTCCCAGCAATATACTCAAGCTATCCAGCTTTATAAAAATATAGCTAAAGTAGAACCAAATGATATTATCTTCTTAAAACTTGCTAGATCTTACCTGTTACAAAATAACATTCAAGATGCTTTTCAAACTATTAATATTTCTTTATCTTATAATAATCAGAACCCGTTAGCATGGCATATTAAATCTTTAATATTTGGGAAAATGCAAAAATATCCCGAGGCTAAGTTAGCTACAGCTGAAAAACACTTAATTTTACACCAGTTTGACCAAGCAAAATATTTCGCCGTTAGTGCTTTAGCCGATATAAAAAATAATCCAGAGGCTACAATGCAAGCTAAAGATATTCTTAGTTATATTAAAAATAATCAAAAAAAATAA
- a CDS encoding Outer membrane protein beta-barrel protein: protein MKKSYLLFILVLFPVVSSSLWAANRDYAYVEIGESWAVGTHASKYTETQNDEGEISPRYDSLDSKLFDAQYNSNILVGYHFYSGWSFEFEMASYDIAFDKVNGETGNNNNAYQAYARSDYDMINIKYDLFSIGDFTFYTKAGTGIIQVNFPYANAGDGGSNIEPAFQFVGGFSYALNNAFDIGINYKFLFNIPSLEEVSAVSAKQRINFKESAIYLTLKVKM, encoded by the coding sequence ATGAAAAAATCTTACCTGTTATTTATTTTAGTTCTTTTTCCTGTTGTAAGTTCTAGCTTATGGGCAGCTAACCGAGATTACGCCTATGTAGAAATAGGTGAAAGTTGGGCAGTAGGTACTCATGCTTCTAAATATACAGAAACACAAAACGACGAAGGAGAAATTTCTCCCCGTTATGATAGTTTAGATTCAAAACTTTTTGATGCCCAATATAATTCTAATATATTAGTAGGTTACCATTTTTATTCAGGTTGGTCTTTTGAATTTGAAATGGCTTCTTACGATATTGCCTTTGATAAAGTAAACGGGGAAACTGGTAATAATAATAATGCTTACCAAGCCTATGCACGGTCGGATTATGATATGATAAACATTAAGTACGACCTTTTCTCAATTGGTGATTTTACCTTTTATACAAAAGCAGGTACAGGTATTATTCAAGTGAATTTTCCTTATGCTAATGCTGGTGATGGGGGCTCTAATATTGAACCTGCTTTTCAGTTTGTAGGTGGTTTTAGTTATGCTCTTAATAATGCTTTTGATATAGGCATTAACTATAAGTTCTTATTTAATATTCCTAGCTTAGAAGAGGTATCAGCGGTAAGTGCTAAACAAAGAATTAATTTTAAAGAATCTGCTATTTACCTTACCTTAAAAGTGAAAATGTAA
- the gatB gene encoding Aspartyl/glutamyl-tRNA(Asn/Gln) amidotransferase subunit B, with the protein MSYLLTGKTAKWELVVGLEVHCQIISQAKLFSNSSTLFGLDPNSSVSFIDASLPGVLPRLNKFAVEQAIKTGLALNGTINLVSYFDRKHYFYPDSPFGYQITQFYKPIMENGSLTIELEGGTEKNININRLHIEQDAGKLLHEYHPNKSFVDLNRAGVGLMEIVSDPDLRSIEEVAAYVNNLRSLVRALGTCDANMDEGSMRCDVNISVRKLGEEFRTRVEVKNVNSVKFIQKAIEYEANLQIETWEQGLVVQQETKLFDSASGKTYSLRSKEEASDYRYVRDPDLMPLSLDANYVASLKESLPELPHKKKLRFINDYGLNVYDATLISSDTAYANFFEDALMAQDNKLKNPKMMASWLTTNLFAFLNKEGISLENSKVTPIMLAELVDLVESQVISGKIAKDVFETMWLEGKNAKTIVEAKGLQQITNTKELEAIVNQLCNDNEDKVTAIKAGKDKLLGWFVGQVMQVTKGKANPEIVNVLLRKKIFGK; encoded by the coding sequence ATGTCTTACTTACTTACTGGCAAAACAGCTAAATGGGAATTAGTAGTTGGTTTGGAAGTCCATTGCCAAATTATTAGTCAAGCTAAATTGTTTTCTAATTCTTCTACTTTATTTGGTTTAGATCCTAATTCTAGTGTGTCTTTTATAGATGCTAGTTTACCTGGAGTATTACCTAGGTTAAATAAGTTTGCCGTAGAGCAAGCTATTAAAACAGGGCTAGCTTTAAATGGTACCATTAATTTAGTTTCATATTTTGATAGAAAACATTATTTTTATCCGGATTCACCATTTGGTTACCAAATTACCCAATTTTATAAGCCAATTATGGAAAATGGTAGTTTAACTATTGAACTAGAAGGTGGTACGGAAAAAAATATTAATATTAACCGCCTGCATATAGAGCAAGATGCAGGAAAATTACTACATGAATACCATCCTAATAAAAGTTTTGTTGACTTGAACCGAGCAGGAGTAGGGCTAATGGAGATAGTATCTGATCCTGATTTACGTTCTATTGAGGAAGTTGCTGCTTATGTAAATAATTTACGGAGTTTAGTAAGAGCCTTAGGTACTTGTGATGCTAATATGGACGAAGGTTCTATGCGGTGTGATGTAAATATTTCTGTAAGAAAATTAGGGGAAGAGTTTAGAACTAGAGTGGAAGTTAAGAATGTTAATTCAGTTAAATTCATTCAAAAAGCCATTGAATATGAGGCTAATTTACAAATAGAAACTTGGGAACAAGGCTTGGTAGTTCAGCAAGAAACTAAATTATTTGATTCCGCCTCGGGTAAAACTTATTCGTTGCGTTCTAAAGAAGAAGCTAGTGATTACAGATATGTTCGAGACCCCGACCTAATGCCACTTTCATTAGATGCTAATTATGTAGCAAGTTTAAAAGAATCTTTACCAGAGTTACCTCATAAGAAAAAACTAAGATTTATTAATGACTATGGTTTAAATGTTTATGATGCTACTTTAATATCTTCTGATACTGCTTATGCCAACTTTTTTGAAGATGCTTTAATGGCTCAGGATAATAAATTAAAGAACCCTAAAATGATGGCAAGCTGGCTTACCACTAACTTATTTGCCTTCTTAAATAAAGAAGGAATTAGTTTAGAAAATAGTAAAGTTACACCAATTATGTTGGCAGAACTTGTAGATTTAGTAGAGTCTCAAGTAATTTCAGGTAAAATTGCTAAAGATGTTTTTGAAACTATGTGGTTAGAGGGAAAAAATGCTAAAACTATAGTAGAGGCTAAAGGGTTACAACAAATTACTAATACCAAAGAACTTGAAGCTATTGTTAACCAACTTTGTAATGATAATGAAGATAAAGTTACCGCCATAAAAGCAGGTAAAGATAAACTGTTAGGTTGGTTTGTAGGGCAGGTAATGCAAGTAACTAAAGGTAAGGCAAATCCTGAAATTGTGAACGTGCTGTTACGTAAAAAAATCTTTGGAAAATAA